In one window of Helianthus annuus cultivar XRQ/B chromosome 17, HanXRQr2.0-SUNRISE, whole genome shotgun sequence DNA:
- the LOC110923271 gene encoding RING-H2 finger protein ATL22 isoform X2, producing MMDSICVVQVRARCLSTSRALVSFRCPNDERLASYYEPIDCLSNTSFSVLATRPGSMVTFMTSNRTGCWISGHLRVPLVLFRRYDSEFTYQLDEDITLKWDTPNCKRCEAVGSSCGYANSNTNMTTCFSNLSGSRIRPRLFGIIVFAMAILAMTASVAIA from the exons CAGAGCACGCTGCTTATCAACCTCCCGAGCTCTGGTGAGTTTTCG TTGTCCAAATGATGAAAGATTGGCCAGTTACTATGAACCCATTGATTGCCTCAGTAACACATCGTTTTCTGTTCTTGCTACTCGTCCGGGGTCTATGGTGACATTTATGACAAGTAACCGGACAGGTTGCTGGATCAGCGGGCATTTAAGGGTGCCGCTTGTCCTTTTCCGACGATATGATTCTGAGTTTACATACCAGCTAGATGAGGATATAACCCTAAAATGGGATACCCCTAATTGTAAGAGGTGTGAAGCAGTTGGAAGCTCTTGTGGTTATGCGAATAGTAACACAAATATGACAACATGTTTCTCCAATCTTTCCG GTTCTCGAATACGTCCCAGATTATTTGGAATAATAGTTTTTGCCATGGCTATACTGGCCATGACAGCCTCGGTTGCCATTGCATGA